Proteins from a genomic interval of Gossypium hirsutum isolate 1008001.06 chromosome A09, Gossypium_hirsutum_v2.1, whole genome shotgun sequence:
- the LOC107889228 gene encoding protein IQ-DOMAIN 1 encodes MGVSGKWIKALVGLKRTDKSQSSEKKENRAATSKFRHRRKHSIEFYTDKLQEELDQNAASPARDANTHAIADAAGFPSGSLEVRDVALNELVMEEWAATRIQTAFRGFLARRALRALKGLVRLQALVRGHAVRKQAAMTLRCMQALVRVQARVRARRVRLTLESETAQQKLQQQLADEARVKEIEEGWCDSIGSVEEIQAKLLKRQEAAAKRERAMAYALAHQWQAGSRQQSVPAGFEPDKSSWGWNWLERWMAVRPWENRFLDINLRDGAVACEDGSAEGKNGANSQIKPATKKPAASNLHANLSNLKVGPSYSEGSDSPPGKSANVVDAVNALSSKPKSKPIIEDLGEEAGSKPVFTSRSRSNPKERSIKSDKLVKKRLSLPNSGEGTGSQTSKPGKTAAKVTPGSNKAIKDRSKSNGCGDSNPTKNMAQAVDL; translated from the exons ATGGGTGTCTCAGGAAAATGGATCAAAGCATTGGTTGGCTTGAAAAGAACAGACAAGTCACAATCCtcggagaagaaagaaaat AGGGCAGCTACTAGCAAATTTCGTCACCGAAGGAAGCATTCCATTGAGTTTTACACAGATAAACTTCAAGAAGAGTTGGATCAGAATGCTGCTTCACCAGCCAGAGATGCTAATACTCATGCAATTGCAGATGCTGCTGGCTTCCCCTCTGGTTCACTTGAAGTGCGTGATGTAGCTCTTAATGAACTTGTAATGGAAGAATGGGCTGCCACAAGGATACAAACAGCTTTCCGTGGGTTTCTG GCTAGAAGAGCACTCCGAGCCTTAAAAGGATTGGTCAGACTGCAGGCCCTGGTGAGGGGTCATGCTGTAAGAAAACAAGCTGCAATGACCCTTCGCTGCATGCAAGCTTTGGTGAGAGTTCAGGCTCGCGTAAGAGCAAGGCGTGTTCGACTGACATTAGAAAGTGAAACTGCCCAACAGAAACTTCAGCAACAACTTGCAGATGAGGCTCGCGTTAAAGAAATAGAG GAAGGGTGGTGCGATAGTATAGGATCTGTTGAAGAAATCCAAGCCAAGTTACTAAAGAGGCAGGAGGCTGCAGCTAAACGTGAGAGAGCCATGGCTTATGCTCTGGCTCATCAG TGGCAAGCAGGATCAAGACAACAGTCTGTGCCTGCTGGATTTGAACCAGATAAAAGCAGCTGGGGTTGGAACTGGCTGGAGAGATGGATGGCTGTACGTCCATGGGAGAATCGTTTTCTCGACATTAATCTTCGGGATGGAGCAGTGGCCTGTGAGGATGGTTCTGCAGAGGGGAAGAATGGTGCCAATTCTCAGATAAAACCTGCTACCAAGAAGCCAGCTGCATCAAATCTTCATGCTAACCTGTCAAATCTAAAAGTAGGTCCATCATATTCAGAAGGGAGTGATTCTCCACCTGGTAAGTCAGCAAATGTGGTAGATGCGGTCAATGCAttatcttccaagccaaaatccaaacCAATCATTGAAGATTTGGGTGAAGAAGCTGGCTCAAAACCTGTTTTTACTTCAAGATCTCGCAGCAATCCTAAGGAGAGGTCCATAAAATCAGATAAACTGGTGAAAAAGAGATTGTCTCTACCTAACAGTG GTGAAGGAACCGGATCTCAAACCAGCAAGCCAGGCAAAACTGCTGCAAAAGTGACACCGGGCTCTAACAAGGCAATAAAGGACAGGTCCAAGTCCAACGGATGTGGGGACTCAAATCCTACAAAAAATATGGCACAGGCCGTTGATCTGTAA
- the LOC107889229 gene encoding outer envelope protein 39, chloroplastic yields MGAQKSIHAGKAKIDVNVDFTHKICASMMLPSLRNTGSPLSLVIGSLCIKHPNLFGGSEKLDVSWDKGLYDSNILVAYRRPRPQWVAQQCFVMQHSLSPEIGVHGIPVDNFSRSGSGGVNLSRFSVGLDLNEPASSKWSSTTSVKFENVRLLSDDGHSITRDLDGFPVTCSGNAHDSMVVLKQESQYAKANEHSFSRFTMQIEQGIPVLSKWLIFNRFKFVASKGIKLGPAFLLTSLTGGSIVGDMAPYQAFAIGGLGSVRGYGEGAVGSGRSCLVANTEVTFPLSKMLEGSVFLDCGTDLGSGRLVPGNPAMRQGKPGSGVGFGYGLRFKSPVGHFQVDYAINAFQQKTLYFGVTNLAS; encoded by the exons ATGGGGGCTCAGAAGAGCATCCATGCAGGCAAAG CCAAGATTGATGTTAATGTTGATTTCACCCACAAGATATGTGCTTCTATGATGCTTCCTTCTTTAAG GAACACTGGCAGTCCTCTATCCCTCGTAATTGGCAG TCTTTGCATTAAACACCCAAATTTATTTGGTGGAAGTGAGAAGCTTGATGTATCATGGGATAAGGGGTTATATGATTCAAATATCTTGGTAGCTTACAGGAGGCCTCGACCACAATGGGTTGCTCAACAATGTTTTGTTATGCAG CACTCACTTTCACCTGAGATTGGTGTTCATGGTATACCTGTGGACAATTTCTCTCGTTCGGGGAGTGGAGGTGTGAATTTGTCTCGATTTTCAGTTGGATTGGATCTAAATGAACCTGCAAGTTCTAAATGGAGCAGCACAACAAGTGTAAAGTTTGAG AATGTTCGCCTGTTGAGTGATGATGGCCACTCCATTACCAGAGATCTTGATGGTTTTCCTGTCACTTGCAG TGGCAATGCTCATGACAGTATGGTAGTCTTAAAGCAAGAATCTCAATATGCGAAGGCAAACGAGCATAGTTTTTCTCGT TTTACTATGCAAATAGAACAAGGGATTCCAGTTCTATCCAAGTGGTTAATCTTCAACCGTTTCAAATTTGTTGCATCAAAGGGCATCAAACTTGGACCGGCCTTTCTCTTGACAAG CCTGACAGGTGGTTCGATTGTGGGAGATATGGCTCCATATCAAGCATTTGCAATCGGTGGTCTAGGCAGCGTGAGAGGGTATGGTGAAGGTGCCGTTGGATCTGGAAGATCATGTTTGGTTGCTAATACTGAAGTGACATTTCCTTTG AGCAAAATGTTGGAAGGTTCTGTTTTCCTGGACTGTGGAACTGATCTGGGCTCGGGTCGGCTTGTACCTG GAAATCCAGCCATGAGACAAGGTAAACCAGGATCTGGAGTTGGGTTCGGGTACGGTCTTCGGTTCAAGTCTCCAGTTGGTCATTTCCAGGTTGATTATGCCATCAATGCCTTTCAACAAAAGACTCTATACTTTGGCGTCACAAATCTTGCATCTTGA
- the LOC107889230 gene encoding dnaJ protein homolog: MFGRAPKKSNNTRYYEILGVSKNASQDDLKKAYKKAAIKNHPDKGGDPEKFKELAQAYEVLSDPEKREIYDQYGEDALKEGMGGGAGAHDPFDIFSSFFGGSPFGGGSSRGRRQRRGEDVVHPLKVSLEDLYLGTSKKLSLSRNVICSKCNGKGSKSGASMTCPGCQGSGMKVSIRQLGPSMIQQMQHPCNECKGTGETINDKDRCPQCKGEKVVQEKKVLEVIVEKGMQNGQKITFPGEADEAPETVTGDIVFVLQQKDHPKFKRKGEDLFLEHTLSLTEALCGFQFVITHLDGRQLLIKSNPGEVVKPDSCKAINDEGMPLYQRPFMKGKLYIQFTVEFPDSLSPDQVKALEAILPPKPTSQLSDMELDECEETTLYDVNIEEEMRRKQQQAAQEAYEEDEDMHGGAQRVQCAQQ, translated from the exons ATGTTCGGAAGAGCACCTAAGAAGAGTAATAACACCAGGTACTATGAGATTCTGGGTGTTTCGAAGAACGCTTCCCAGGATGATTTGAAGAAAGCTTATAAAAAAGCCGCCATTAAAAACCATCCAGACAAAGGCGGTGATCCTGAAAAA TTTAAAGAGTTGGCTCAAGCTTATGAGGTATTGAGCGATCCTGAGAAACGTGAGATATATGATCAGTATGGTGAGGATGCACTCAAGGAAGGAATGGGTGGTGGTGCCGGTGCTCATGATCCGTTTGACATCTTCTCCTCCTTCTTTGGTGGTAGCCCGTTTGGAG GTGGTAGCAGTCGAGGTAGAAGACAGAGAAGGGGAGAGGATGTAGTACATCCTCTGAAGGTGTCACTGGAGGACCTTTACCTTGGGACTTCAAAGAAACTTTCTCTTTCCCGGAACGTGATATGCTCCAAGTGCAATGG CAAGGGTTCAAAATCTGGAGCTTCAATGACGTGCCCTGGTTGCCAGGGTTCTGGGATGAAGGTTTCAATCAGGCAGCTTGGCCCCTCCATGATTCAGCAAATGCAACATCCTTGCAATGAATGTAAGGGTACTGGGGAGACGATCAATGACAAGGACCGCTGCCCTCAGTGCAAGGGTGAAAAGGTTGTTCAAGAGAAGAAAGTTTTGGAAGTCATTGTAGAGAAGGGTATGCAGAATGGACAAAAGATAACATTCCCTGGCGAAGCTGATGAAGCG CCTGAGACTGTTACTGGGGATATAGTCTTTGTCCTTCAGCAGAAGGACCATCCGAAGTTCAAGAGGAAGGGAGAAGACCTATTTTTGGAACATACGTTGTCTCTTACTGAGGCATTGTGTGGCTTTCAATTTGTTATTACCCATCTTGACGGTCGACAACTTCTAATCAAGTCGAACCCTGGGGAGGTTGTGAAGCCTG ATTCTTGCAAGGCAATCAATGATGAGGGGATGCCATTATACCAGAGGCCATTCATGAAGGGTAAATTGTACATTCAGTTCACTGTTGAATTCCCTGATTCCCTTAGCCCTGATCAGGTTAAGGCACTTGAGGCCATCCTGCCTCCAAAACCAACCTCTCAGTTGAGTGATATGGAGCTAGATGAGTGTGAGGAGACCACGCTCTATGATGTGAACATTGAAGAGGAGATGAGGAGGAAGCAGCAGCAGGCAGCGCAGGAAGCTTATGAGGAAGATGAAGATATGCATGGCGGTGCCCAGAGGGTGCAGTGTGCCCAGCAATGA